Proteins from a single region of Gemmatimonadales bacterium:
- the hypD gene encoding hydrogenase formation protein HypD codes for MRFLNEYRDPALARALVRQILDTASRRWVLMEVCGGQTHTIVKQGLDEILSPAVEMIHGPGCPVCVTSLEQIDKALTLAARPDVLFTSFGDMLRVPGSECDLQQVRARGGDVRVVYSPLDALELAIKHPDKQVVFFAVGFETTAPANAMAVFRAKELGVPNFSVLVSHVTVPPAMVAILDSPDNRVQGFLAAGHVCSVMGWKEYEPIAERYKVPIVVTGFEPVDILEGIALAVRQLEEGRHEVENQYVRAVRRIGTPPAQDLIRQVFELADRKWRGVGTIPMSGLVLRPEFSDFDAELRFGLEDIAVDEPAECRAGEVLRGTLKPYECPAFGTMCTPERPLGAPMVSSEGACAAYYNFGRHRAAVAPEA; via the coding sequence ATGAGATTCCTCAACGAATATCGGGATCCGGCCCTGGCGCGGGCGCTCGTCCGCCAGATCCTCGACACCGCCAGCCGGCGGTGGGTCCTGATGGAAGTGTGCGGTGGCCAGACCCACACCATCGTCAAGCAGGGCCTCGACGAAATCCTGTCCCCCGCCGTCGAGATGATCCACGGCCCGGGCTGCCCGGTCTGCGTCACGTCGCTGGAGCAGATCGACAAGGCGCTGACGCTCGCCGCGCGGCCCGATGTGCTCTTCACCTCCTTCGGCGACATGCTCCGCGTGCCCGGCAGCGAGTGCGACCTCCAGCAGGTCCGCGCCCGGGGCGGGGACGTGCGGGTGGTGTACTCGCCCCTCGACGCGCTCGAGCTGGCCATCAAACATCCCGACAAGCAGGTGGTGTTCTTCGCGGTGGGCTTCGAGACGACCGCGCCCGCCAACGCCATGGCGGTGTTCCGCGCGAAGGAACTCGGGGTGCCCAACTTCAGCGTGCTGGTCTCGCACGTGACGGTGCCGCCGGCGATGGTCGCGATTCTTGATTCCCCGGACAACCGGGTCCAGGGGTTCCTCGCGGCCGGCCACGTCTGCAGCGTGATGGGATGGAAAGAGTACGAGCCGATCGCCGAGCGGTACAAAGTACCGATCGTGGTCACCGGCTTCGAGCCGGTCGACATCCTCGAGGGGATTGCGCTCGCGGTGCGCCAGCTCGAGGAAGGGCGGCACGAGGTCGAGAATCAGTATGTGCGCGCCGTTCGCCGCATCGGGACGCCGCCGGCGCAGGATCTCATCCGGCAGGTGTTCGAGCTGGCCGACCGGAAGTGGCGGGGGGTCGGCACCATTCCGATGAGCGGGCTCGTCCTTCGGCCCGAGTTCTCGGACTTCGACGCCGAGCTGCGCTTCGGGCTGGAGGATATCGCGGTGGACGAGCCGGCAGAGTGCCGGGCCGGCGAGGTGCTTCGTGGCACGCTGAAGCCGTATGAGTGCCCCGCGTTCGGGACGATGTGCACCCCGGAGCGTCCCCTCGGGGCGCCGATGGTCTCCTCGGAAGGGGCCTGCGCCGCCTACTACAATTTCGGCCGTCATCGGGCGGCCGTGGCCCCGGAGGCGTGA
- the hypE gene encoding hydrogenase expression/formation protein HypE: MTITIGGGPTCPVPIVATDRVQLGHGSGGKLSAALLKERFLPHLGNPVLEQLGDAAVLPVNGQEVAISTDTFVVSPVEFPGGNIGSLSVHGTLNDLAMVGATPVCLTVGFVLEEGLDLTLLDRVLASMAAAAGAAGVPVVSGDTKVVERGKADKLYINTTGIGTLHPSFRPGPDRAQAGDAVLVSGPIGSHGTAIMAAREGIAFEAAIESDAATLLPLVALLRESVGASVHVLRDPTRGGLASALNEIASASSVGVVLEDGALPVPGPVASVCDLLGLDVMYVANEGVLVAFVAADAAETALAALRSHPLGAQAVIAGTAVAEHPGMVVLRTGLGGTRIVDMLPGDQLPRIC; this comes from the coding sequence ATGACGATCACCATCGGCGGCGGTCCCACCTGTCCGGTGCCCATCGTGGCAACCGACCGCGTCCAGCTGGGCCATGGCTCCGGCGGCAAGCTGAGCGCGGCGCTCCTCAAGGAGCGGTTCCTGCCGCACCTCGGGAACCCGGTGCTCGAGCAACTCGGCGACGCAGCCGTCCTCCCGGTGAACGGGCAGGAGGTGGCTATCTCGACCGACACCTTCGTGGTGAGCCCGGTCGAGTTTCCCGGTGGCAATATCGGTTCGCTGTCGGTGCACGGGACCTTGAATGACCTCGCCATGGTCGGGGCGACGCCGGTGTGCCTGACCGTCGGCTTCGTGCTGGAGGAGGGGCTCGACCTGACCCTGCTGGACCGAGTCCTGGCGTCGATGGCGGCAGCGGCCGGCGCCGCGGGGGTCCCGGTGGTGTCGGGAGACACCAAGGTCGTGGAGCGAGGGAAGGCGGACAAGCTCTACATCAACACGACCGGTATCGGGACGTTACACCCCTCTTTCCGCCCCGGCCCCGACCGGGCGCAAGCCGGGGACGCCGTTCTCGTCAGCGGACCGATCGGCTCGCATGGTACGGCAATCATGGCAGCACGCGAGGGGATCGCCTTCGAGGCCGCCATTGAGAGCGACGCGGCCACCCTCCTCCCGCTGGTGGCGTTGTTGAGGGAGTCGGTCGGGGCGTCGGTCCATGTCCTTCGCGACCCGACCAGGGGCGGCCTCGCGAGCGCCCTGAACGAGATCGCGTCCGCCTCCAGTGTGGGCGTGGTGCTCGAGGACGGCGCGCTCCCCGTCCCTGGTCCGGTCGCCTCGGTCTGCGATCTCCTCGGACTGGATGTCATGTACGTCGCGAATGAAGGCGTCCTCGTGGCGTTCGTTGCGGCGGACGCCGCGGAGACGGCCCTGGCGGCTCTCCGGAGTCACCCCCTCGGCGCGCAGGCAGTCATTGCCGGGACGGCGGTCGCCGAGCACCCCGGCATGGTTGTCCTGCGGACCGGCCTCGGAGGCACCCGAATCGTCGATATGTTGCCTGGAGACCAGCTCCCTCGCATCTGCTGA
- a CDS encoding HypC/HybG/HupF family hydrogenase formation chaperone → MCLGIPGQIVDIRGDRGLPMGTVDFGGVRREVCLAYVADEVKAGDYVVVHVGFAISKVDEEEALRTYEMLREMSLLEGELGAAP, encoded by the coding sequence ATGTGTCTCGGCATTCCTGGACAGATCGTGGACATCCGCGGCGATCGCGGACTGCCGATGGGCACCGTGGACTTCGGCGGGGTCCGCCGCGAGGTCTGCCTGGCCTACGTGGCCGACGAGGTGAAGGCGGGGGACTACGTGGTGGTCCACGTCGGCTTCGCGATCTCGAAGGTGGACGAGGAGGAGGCCCTGCGCACGTACGAGATGCTCCGTGAGATGAGCCTGCTCGAGGGGGAGCTCGGGGCAGCGCCATGA